The DNA sequence GAGGTGAATGAAATGCCAGCCGAGGAATACATTAAAATACCCCGTGAGAGGGTCGGAGTTTTAATAGGCAAAAACGGTGCGGTTAAGGCAAAGATAGAGCGCCTGACCCAGACTGAACTGGAAATTGACAGCGAAACCGGTGCAGTTACTCTCATACCACAGGATGAACTGGAGGACCCCCTCTCACCATGGAAGGCCAGGCACATTGTCAGGGCCATAGGGAGGGGTTTCAACCCTGAGGTTGCCCTGAGGCTCCTTGATGACGATGTCGCCCTTGAGGTCATCAAGATAACCGACTATGTTGGTAAATCCAAGAAGGCCATTGCAAGGCAGAAGGGCCGTGTCATCGGCCGTGAAGGTATAACAAGGCGTATAATCCATGATATGACCGGCGTGGACATATCTGTTTACGGCAAGACGGTTTCACTCATAGGAGAATTTGAGAAACTCGCTGTTGCCAGGGAAGCCATTGAAATGATACTTAATGGTGCAAGACACAAATCTGTGTACGCATTTCTCGAAAAGAAGAAGCAGGAACTGAAAATGAAGGAGTTTCAGGAAGGCGCTAAATTAATGTAAACTCCATCACAAACCTACTTTTCATGGGTGCTAACTTCAATTATTCTAAAGGTACCCCCTCAAAATGCATCTTCTGTAATAGTTACATATAGGGTATAAGTTTATATGGCATGAATTACACATATATCCATATGAACATGGCAGTCCCCATGTATTAATCCCATGAAAAATTTTTAAAGGAGGCGAATTTTTGGCGAGGCAAGCTTTGGATCTCTTTGATGAAGGATTCCAGGAACTCACTCCATCAGAATTCTTCAGAAAAAACAAGCAGATGCTTGGTTTTACCGGGAAAATAAGGTCACTTACAATAGTGTTCCATGAACTCATAACCAACAGCTTTGACGCTGCCGAAGAGGCAGGTATACTCCCTGAGATCAAAATAGATCTCAAGAGAATCGGGAAGGACCATTACATCCTGAGACACCAGGACAACGGCCCGGGTATACCTGAAAAGTACATCCCAAAGGTCTTCTGTACCATGTTCGCAGGGTCAAAGTTCAGGAACATCCAGTCCAGGGGACAGCAGGGACTCGGATGCAGTGGCTGTGTGCTGCTATCACAGATGACCACAGGTAAACCCGTGAAGGTCATCTCAGGTACAATGGAAAACGGGGAACTCAAGGGGGTCAAAATGACCCTCAAGATGGATGTTAAAAAGAACCAGGGCCTCATACTCGAAAAGGAGGAAGTCGAAGTCGATGGTACCGGTGTCTGCATAGAACTCCACTTCAAGGACGTCTCCTACTCACTCTCAGAACAGGGAGCCTACGAGTACATAAGGAGGACAATGATAGCCAACCCCCATGCCAGGATAGTATTCAATGACCCAACCGGAAACCGTTACGTCTTCAACAGGGCATCCGACGTCATACCCCCAATGCCAAAGGAGGTCCTCCCCCACCCATGGGGTGTCACCGCCGATGACCTTATATTCATGGCAAAGCACACCGATAAAAGGCGGTTCGGGAGCATGCTGAAAAGCAACCTCTCAAGGATGTCCTCCATGAAGATCAAGGAACTGGAGGAACTGACAGGGATAGACCTCAACAAAAGACCGAAGGACATGAAGTGGGAGGAGGCCGAGCAGATAGTTGAGGCCTTCAAGAAGATGAAATTCATGTCACCCCCGACCTCCGGCCTCATACCCATCGGAGAGGAGCAGATTGATAAGGGTATGAAGGAGATACTCCAGCCAGAGTTCACAGCAACGGTAACAAGGAAGCCAAAAACCTACCGTGGGGGTATAGCCTTCATAGTTGAGGCAGGTATCGCCTACGGTGGAAACTCCGGCAGACTGGTCGGTGACCAGAGAAAGGCTGAGATAATGAGGTTCGCCAACAGGGTACCCCTCACCTTCGACGCCGGAAGCTGTGCCATAACAGAGGGTGTTAAGAGCCTCGACTGGAAGCGTTACGGCATAAGGGACCTTGAAAATGCACCCATAAGCATATTCGTCAATGTGGTGTCAACCAACGTCCCCTACCTGTCAACGGGTAAGCAGAGTGTGTCACCTGAACCCGAGATACTCGGGGAGATCAGGCAGGCCACCATGATAGTTGCAAGGAAGCTCCACAAGTACCTCAGGAAGAAGAAGGCAGCCAAGGAGGAGGCGCAGAGGGCGAAGATCTTTGAGAGCTACGTGCCTGTGATCATAAAACAGGCCGCTCTCCTGGCTGAGCGGGAAGAACCCGATTACAGAGAACTGCTCGACACAGTTACAAGAAGGGCAAAACTTGAAATTCTGGGGGGAATCACTGAATGAATAGAAGGGAAATAGCCATTAACAAACTCAAAAGTCTTGGAGACGTTATACTCGATGATGTGACCCAGGGGAGAATCCCCAGGATAAAGGTTCCATCAAGGGGCACATCCAACATAATCTATGATGAAGATAAGAGGCACTACGTCCTCGGAGACCGATACGGTACACGTTCAATGGGTAACGTTAAGCAGATCAAGAAGATAGGGCAGATGCTCTACACAGCCAACTTCTGCAAGGACCTCGTGGCGAGGGAGAAAACAGCCACCCTCAGGGAACTCTACTACATCTCAGAGGGTTGGGAGGTGGACTTTGCAGACCAGCAGGAGTCCAACATCGTTGGTGAGGACCTTGAGGTCACCCTGGGCATGACCAGGGAGGAACTGGGCCTCATGCCAGAGGAGGACGGAGCGTCCGTCTACGGGGCCCTGACTGTCCGTGAGGGTGATATTGAAATAGACGCCCTCCGATCAGGTAAATCAGGCTACAACATATCCCCAACCATCGATGAGGTTGAATTTGTGGACCATGACGTTGAACGTGTCATTGCAGTTGAGACAATGGGTATGTTCCACCGTCTCGTTCAGGAGAAGGCCTACAAGAAGTTTGATGCCCTCATAGTCGGACTGAAGGGTCAGGCTGCAAGGGCAACAAGGAGGTTCATCAAGAGGGTCAACGAGGAACTCAACCTCCCGGTTTACATCTGCAACGACGGAGACCCATGGGGATTCCATATCGCCATGGTCATAATCTCAGGCAGTGCAAAACTCGCCCATGTGAACCATCAGCTTGCAACCCCGGATGCAAAGTTCCTGGGTGTGACTGCAAGTGACATAATAAACTATGACCTTCCAACTGATCCTCTCAAGGATGTCGATGTTGTAAGGCTCAAGGAGCTCCTCCAAGACCCCAGATACAGGGGTGATTTCTGGAAGACAGAAATCAAGAAGATGCTCACCATCGGTAAGAAGGCAGAACAGCAGTCCTTCTCAAAGTATGGTCTTGAGTATGTTGTAGATACCTATCTGCCAGAGAAACTCGAGGCTGTGGAGAACCAGTAGCTGAAGCATCTTAAATTTTTATTTTTTAGACACAATCTTTTTTTCAAGAAAAAACTGATCGCTGCTAACCAGCTTTTATTTTAGACACATAATCTTTTTTTTCAAGAAAACTGATTGCTACTGATCGCTGCTAACCAGCTGAACAATAACTGCGGTTTCTCTGTGGATGAAGCTGCACCCCCTATTTCCTTTAAATCCCGGGTCCTTAGAGGTATCCTTTTCCCTCAGAAGCCCATGAGAAGCATTAAAGATTATCACGGGAACCCCTGATCCCGGATCCGCCATTCACCGCACTTTTAGATAAGTATATAAAATAATCCATTAAAAATAGTATCAGGTTAGGAATTTAAACTCAAAGAGGTTTCCCTGGGAACAGCGTTTTTCAGGGGATAGGAGGTTTTTTTAAATGATATCTGTAGCCATTAACGGGTATGGGACAATAGGAAAGAGAGTTGCTGATGCTGTAGCTGCCCAGGACGACATGAAGGTCGCTGGTGTCAGCAAAACAAAACCTGATTTTGAGGCGAGGGTTGCAATCGAGAAGGGATACGACCTCTACGTCAGCATCCCTGAACGTGAGAAGCTCTTCGGCGAAGCCGGCATACCTGTGAGCGGTACCGTGGAGGATATGCTGGAGGAAGCAGATATAGTGGTTGATGCAACACCTGAGGGTATAGGTGCAAAGAACCTTGAAATGTACAGGGAGAAGGGCATAAAGGCCATATTCCAGGGCGGTGAAAAACACGACGCCATAGGATTATCCTTCAACTCATTTGCAAACTACGATGAATCCCTTGGAGCCGACTATACCCGTGTGGTTTCATGCAACACAACAGGACTCTGCAGAACCCTCAAACCCATCGATGACCTCTGCGGCATAAAGAAGGTGAGGGCTGTTATGGTGAGGAGGGGTGCCGACCCCGTACAGGTCAAAAAGGGACCGATAAACGCCATAGTACCTAACCCTCCAACCGTGCCATCACACCACGGCCCCGACCTCAAGACCGTCATGAAGGGCGTTAACATCCACACGGTGGCCCTCCTGGTCCCAACAACACTGATGCACCAGCACAACATAATGGTTGAACTTGAGGATCCCGTTGAGGCCGATGAGATAAAGGCCCGGCTCGATGAGACCACGAGGGTCATGCTTGTCAGGGCCTCTGAGGGTCTCGCATCAACGGCTGAGATAATGGAGTACGCCAAGGAACTTGGAAGGTCAAGGAACGACCTCTTCGAGATACCTGTATGGGAGGAGTCAATAAACGTTGTTGACGGGGAACTCTTCTATATGCAGGCCGTCCACCAGGAGTCAGATGCTGTGCCCGAGAGTGTGGATGCCATAAGGGCACTCCTGGAGCTCGAGGAGGACAACATGAAGTCCATCATGAAGACCAACAGGGCCATGGGCATCCTCTAAATCTCCCCCTCTTTTTTATAGTGGTGTTATTTTTGATAAGGGTTGGTCCGGCTGGTAACCCTGTTGGTTACCGTGGAAGCACCGTCAATGTCTTCAGCAAGATCAGAGCCATGGGACTGGACGCCTACGAGTACCAGGCAACCTATGGCCTCAGGTTAAAGAAAGAGAACGCCATCAGGATCGGAGAGAACTCCAGGAAGAATGACATCCTTGTCTCGATGCACGGACCATACTACATAAACCTCTCATCGGCCAGGAAGGAAACCGTTGAAAAATCCATTGAACGCCTATTTGACTGTGCCGTTGCAGCGGAACTGATGGGAGCCTACAGGATCGTATTCCACCCCGGATTCTATGGCGAGCATGGGAGATCAGGGGCCCTTGGACTCTGCATCAAAGCCCTGGATGAACTCATCGAGCGCCTGCATGGTGCAGGTATCAGGGAATTCACCCTTGCACCTGAGACAACCGGTAAGAGGTCACAGGTTGGAAGCCTTGATGAGATAATAAAGCTTTCAGAGGAATTCGATGAGGTCATGCCCACCATAGACTTTGCACACATACATGCAAGGGGCGGTGGATGCATAAGGGATGCCTCCAGTTACAGGGGGATACTTGAGAGAATCGAGTCCAGGCTCGGATCCCATCACCTACACTGCCACTTCACAGGGATAGAGTACACCGACGCCGGGGAGAGGAAGCATCACAGCCTCTCTGAGGGCTACGGGCCTCCCATAGAGCCCCTCATAGAGGTTCTTGTGGATGGTGGGTGGGATGCCACCATAATCTCTGAGACACCGATGAAGGACACTGATGCCAGGAAAATAAAGGGCATCATCAAGGAATACCTCGAGAGATAAGGAATACCTCCAGGAAATGATGGTAACTAACTTGAATCATCTGACCTAAAGGTTTATACAGACAACTGCACAATTTATCTATGATGACCTTGTTTCTGAGATATATCACAGTATCAGAATTTGTTTCTGAAGAACAGGTGATGTGGTGAAATTCAACAATATAATCTATGACCCCCAGGTATCCGATAAAAAGTTTCCAGTGCAGGCATCAGACCCTGAAAGGGAGGCTAAACTTGTTGTGCTGCAGCCAGTTGGATACCCCTTTGTATGCAACCTCATGGAGGCTCCGAGGATAGACGCTGTTAACAAGGAGCTCTTTGAGATATACGCCAGGGACCAGTGGGAGGGTTTCAGGGCAGCTGAGGGTTCATACCTCTTTGACCAGAAGCTGCTCCCTGACTATGCCTTCAAGATAATAAGGGCCCATCCTGACGGTTCAAAGATAACCAGGAACACCTCAATAATACTCCTGGAGAATGATCGGGAGGAATTCCATGAGGTCAGGAGCAGCATCACCATGGATGACGTTATTGGGCAGGAGGACGCCAAGATAAAGTGCAGGATAATCATGAAGTACCTTGAAGATCCGGACCGCTTCAGGGA is a window from the Methanothermobacter thermautotrophicus str. Delta H genome containing:
- a CDS encoding KH domain-containing protein is translated as MPAEEYIKIPRERVGVLIGKNGAVKAKIERLTQTELEIDSETGAVTLIPQDELEDPLSPWKARHIVRAIGRGFNPEVALRLLDDDVALEVIKITDYVGKSKKAIARQKGRVIGREGITRRIIHDMTGVDISVYGKTVSLIGEFEKLAVAREAIEMILNGARHKSVYAFLEKKKQELKMKEFQEGAKLM
- the top6B gene encoding DNA topoisomerase VI subunit B, encoding MARQALDLFDEGFQELTPSEFFRKNKQMLGFTGKIRSLTIVFHELITNSFDAAEEAGILPEIKIDLKRIGKDHYILRHQDNGPGIPEKYIPKVFCTMFAGSKFRNIQSRGQQGLGCSGCVLLSQMTTGKPVKVISGTMENGELKGVKMTLKMDVKKNQGLILEKEEVEVDGTGVCIELHFKDVSYSLSEQGAYEYIRRTMIANPHARIVFNDPTGNRYVFNRASDVIPPMPKEVLPHPWGVTADDLIFMAKHTDKRRFGSMLKSNLSRMSSMKIKELEELTGIDLNKRPKDMKWEEAEQIVEAFKKMKFMSPPTSGLIPIGEEQIDKGMKEILQPEFTATVTRKPKTYRGGIAFIVEAGIAYGGNSGRLVGDQRKAEIMRFANRVPLTFDAGSCAITEGVKSLDWKRYGIRDLENAPISIFVNVVSTNVPYLSTGKQSVSPEPEILGEIRQATMIVARKLHKYLRKKKAAKEEAQRAKIFESYVPVIIKQAALLAEREEPDYRELLDTVTRRAKLEILGGITE
- a CDS encoding DNA topoisomerase IV subunit A → MNRREIAINKLKSLGDVILDDVTQGRIPRIKVPSRGTSNIIYDEDKRHYVLGDRYGTRSMGNVKQIKKIGQMLYTANFCKDLVAREKTATLRELYYISEGWEVDFADQQESNIVGEDLEVTLGMTREELGLMPEEDGASVYGALTVREGDIEIDALRSGKSGYNISPTIDEVEFVDHDVERVIAVETMGMFHRLVQEKAYKKFDALIVGLKGQAARATRRFIKRVNEELNLPVYICNDGDPWGFHIAMVIISGSAKLAHVNHQLATPDAKFLGVTASDIINYDLPTDPLKDVDVVRLKELLQDPRYRGDFWKTEIKKMLTIGKKAEQQSFSKYGLEYVVDTYLPEKLEAVENQ
- a CDS encoding phosphorylating glyceraldehyde-3-phosphate dehydrogenase; this translates as MISVAINGYGTIGKRVADAVAAQDDMKVAGVSKTKPDFEARVAIEKGYDLYVSIPEREKLFGEAGIPVSGTVEDMLEEADIVVDATPEGIGAKNLEMYREKGIKAIFQGGEKHDAIGLSFNSFANYDESLGADYTRVVSCNTTGLCRTLKPIDDLCGIKKVRAVMVRRGADPVQVKKGPINAIVPNPPTVPSHHGPDLKTVMKGVNIHTVALLVPTTLMHQHNIMVELEDPVEADEIKARLDETTRVMLVRASEGLASTAEIMEYAKELGRSRNDLFEIPVWEESINVVDGELFYMQAVHQESDAVPESVDAIRALLELEEDNMKSIMKTNRAMGIL
- a CDS encoding deoxyribonuclease IV; translated protein: MIRVGPAGNPVGYRGSTVNVFSKIRAMGLDAYEYQATYGLRLKKENAIRIGENSRKNDILVSMHGPYYINLSSARKETVEKSIERLFDCAVAAELMGAYRIVFHPGFYGEHGRSGALGLCIKALDELIERLHGAGIREFTLAPETTGKRSQVGSLDEIIKLSEEFDEVMPTIDFAHIHARGGGCIRDASSYRGILERIESRLGSHHLHCHFTGIEYTDAGERKHHSLSEGYGPPIEPLIEVLVDGGWDATIISETPMKDTDARKIKGIIKEYLER